From Rutidosis leptorrhynchoides isolate AG116_Rl617_1_P2 chromosome 3, CSIRO_AGI_Rlap_v1, whole genome shotgun sequence, a single genomic window includes:
- the LOC139898720 gene encoding uncharacterized protein isoform X2 — protein MTSESKISIKVTVDKQKKKVVFAEADHNFVDVLFSFMTLPMGSIVRQLKKQSGKNNIDPLKSLNNLYQSLVDLPDRFFLNEECKYTILNPRSPSYHHCRKLKVNIDDTELKKYFVCQSWEDCTINCTIYYKQYVSNYCKTSCCYCGKTMNHEVSFKDDDDDDDDDDDDDDNSCDGGGVFVSDSSTFIVTDDLRVMPYSPGCCIEMLVDQGFADTCHLEEMMVDLCYEQVIDLLGLSLSCNSPLTYLVLYPSRDFNISQHGTFDHGTLAEKDDSEIFLHVSLQKSTGKLLFAEAEQDFVDFISGFLAISLGTVISKFMNGNSSLVCMDNLYRSISDMSVEKYLKSQTLKDILLKPHFGRQFYTRNMIFPLQNSKFPEVFIFESCNSTGGYVPDPWYLSYSTKPVKMTINDPRVGGELFKRTGMFMLTDDLVITPFTFTSTMNILSKCNVPFDDIERHKVSIGLKEAIRMLKASMISSSTLSKGLEHQLKILKQST, from the exons A TGACAAGCGAGTCCAAAATTTCAATAAAAGTAACGGTGGACAAACAGAAAAAGAAGGTGGTGTTTGCTGAAGCTGatcacaattttgttgacgttctgTTCAGCTTCATGACATTGCCCATGGGTTCAATTGTGAGACAGCTAAAAAAACAATCTGGCAAAAATAATATTGATCCACTTAAGAGCTTGAATAATTTGTATCAAAGTTTAGTCGATCTTCCGGATCGTTTCTTCTTGAATGAAGAATGCAAGTATACCATTTTGAATCCCAGAAGTCCGTCTTACCATCATTGCAGAAAGCTTAAAGTGAATATTGATGACACTGAACTAAAAAAATACTTTGTATGCCAAAGTTGGGAGGATTGTACTATCAACTGTACTATCTACTACAAACAATATGTCAGTAATTATTGTAAGACTAGTTGTTGCTACTGTGGGAAGACAATGAATCATGAAGTCTCttttaaggatgatgatgatgatgatgatgatgatgatgatgatgatgataatagttgTGATGGAGGTGGTGTATTTGTTTCTGATTCTTCTACTTTTATCGTTACCGATGATCTTCGTGTAATGCCTTATAGTCCAGGGTGTTGCATTGAAATGCTCGTAGATCAGGGATTTGCTGATACGTGTCATCTAGAGGAGATGATGGTTGATCTTTGTTATGAACAG GTTATAGATCTTCTAGGATTGTCATTGTCATGCAATTCTCCTCTAACGTATCTTGTTTTGTATCCATCTCGAGATTTCAATATTTCTCAACATGGTACATTTGATCATGGTACATTAGCTGAAAAAGACGATTCGGAGATATTCTTACATGTTTCTTTGCAAAAATCAACCGGGAAACTCTTATTTGCAGAGGCAGAACAAGATTTTGTTGATTTTATTTCTGGTTTCCTAGCAATCTCCTTAGGAACTGTAATCAGTAAATTTATGAATGGTAACTCTTCTTTGGTCTGTATGGACAATCTTTACAGAAGCATTTCGGATATGAGTGTAGAAAAATATTTGAAGTCACAAACTTTGAAGGATATCTTACTAAAACCACATTTTGGAAGGCAATTTTATACAAGAAATATGATTTTCCCTTTACAAAATAGTAAGTTTCCTGAAGTATTTATATTTGAATCTTGCAATTCCACTGGAGGATACGTACCTGACCCTTGGTACTTGTCATACTCGACAAAACCAGTTAAAATGACTATAAATGATCCAAGAGTTGGCGGGGAATTGTTTAAGCGTACTGGGATGTTTATGTTGACAGATGACTTGGTTATAACTCCATTTACATTTACCTCGACTATGAATATATTGAGCAAGTGTAATGTTCCTTTTGATGACATTGAGAGACACAAGGTTAGCATTGGCTTGAAAGAG GCAATAAGAATGCTTAAAGCATCGATGATATCTTCTTCTACTTTGAGTAAAGGTCTTGAGCATCAACTAAAGATTTTAAAGCAGAGCACTTGA
- the LOC139898720 gene encoding uncharacterized protein isoform X3 gives MAATVTSESKISIKVTVDKQKKKVVFAEADHNFVDVLFSFMTLPMGSIVRQLKKQSGKNNIDPLKSLNNLYQSLVDLPDRFFLNEECKYTILNPRSPSYHHCRKLKVNIDDTELKKYFVCQSWEDCTINCTIYYKQYVSNYCKTSCCYCGKTMNHEVSFKDDDDDDDDDDDDDDNSCDGGGVFVSDSSTFIVTDDLRVMPYSPGCCIEMLVDQGFADTCHLEEMMVDLCYEQVIDLLGLSLSCNSPLTYLVLYPSRDFNISQHGTFDHGTLAEKDDSEIFLHVSLQKSTGKLLFAEAEQDFVDFISGFLAISLGTVISKFMNGNSSLVCMDNLYRSISDMSVEKYLKSQTLKDILLKPHFGRQFYTRNMIFPLQNSKFPEVFIFESCNSTGGYVPDPWYLSYSTKPVKMTINDPRVGGELFKRTGMFMLTDDLVITPFTFTSTMNILSKCNVPFDDIERHKAIRMLKASMISSSTLSKGLEHQLKILKQST, from the exons ATGGCTGCTACAGTGACAAGCGAGTCCAAAATTTCAATAAAAGTAACGGTGGACAAACAGAAAAAGAAGGTGGTGTTTGCTGAAGCTGatcacaattttgttgacgttctgTTCAGCTTCATGACATTGCCCATGGGTTCAATTGTGAGACAGCTAAAAAAACAATCTGGCAAAAATAATATTGATCCACTTAAGAGCTTGAATAATTTGTATCAAAGTTTAGTCGATCTTCCGGATCGTTTCTTCTTGAATGAAGAATGCAAGTATACCATTTTGAATCCCAGAAGTCCGTCTTACCATCATTGCAGAAAGCTTAAAGTGAATATTGATGACACTGAACTAAAAAAATACTTTGTATGCCAAAGTTGGGAGGATTGTACTATCAACTGTACTATCTACTACAAACAATATGTCAGTAATTATTGTAAGACTAGTTGTTGCTACTGTGGGAAGACAATGAATCATGAAGTCTCttttaaggatgatgatgatgatgatgatgatgatgatgatgatgatgataatagttgTGATGGAGGTGGTGTATTTGTTTCTGATTCTTCTACTTTTATCGTTACCGATGATCTTCGTGTAATGCCTTATAGTCCAGGGTGTTGCATTGAAATGCTCGTAGATCAGGGATTTGCTGATACGTGTCATCTAGAGGAGATGATGGTTGATCTTTGTTATGAACAG GTTATAGATCTTCTAGGATTGTCATTGTCATGCAATTCTCCTCTAACGTATCTTGTTTTGTATCCATCTCGAGATTTCAATATTTCTCAACATGGTACATTTGATCATGGTACATTAGCTGAAAAAGACGATTCGGAGATATTCTTACATGTTTCTTTGCAAAAATCAACCGGGAAACTCTTATTTGCAGAGGCAGAACAAGATTTTGTTGATTTTATTTCTGGTTTCCTAGCAATCTCCTTAGGAACTGTAATCAGTAAATTTATGAATGGTAACTCTTCTTTGGTCTGTATGGACAATCTTTACAGAAGCATTTCGGATATGAGTGTAGAAAAATATTTGAAGTCACAAACTTTGAAGGATATCTTACTAAAACCACATTTTGGAAGGCAATTTTATACAAGAAATATGATTTTCCCTTTACAAAATAGTAAGTTTCCTGAAGTATTTATATTTGAATCTTGCAATTCCACTGGAGGATACGTACCTGACCCTTGGTACTTGTCATACTCGACAAAACCAGTTAAAATGACTATAAATGATCCAAGAGTTGGCGGGGAATTGTTTAAGCGTACTGGGATGTTTATGTTGACAGATGACTTGGTTATAACTCCATTTACATTTACCTCGACTATGAATATATTGAGCAAGTGTAATGTTCCTTTTGATGACATTGAGAGACACAAG GCAATAAGAATGCTTAAAGCATCGATGATATCTTCTTCTACTTTGAGTAAAGGTCTTGAGCATCAACTAAAGATTTTAAAGCAGAGCACTTGA
- the LOC139898720 gene encoding uncharacterized protein isoform X1: MAATVTSESKISIKVTVDKQKKKVVFAEADHNFVDVLFSFMTLPMGSIVRQLKKQSGKNNIDPLKSLNNLYQSLVDLPDRFFLNEECKYTILNPRSPSYHHCRKLKVNIDDTELKKYFVCQSWEDCTINCTIYYKQYVSNYCKTSCCYCGKTMNHEVSFKDDDDDDDDDDDDDDNSCDGGGVFVSDSSTFIVTDDLRVMPYSPGCCIEMLVDQGFADTCHLEEMMVDLCYEQVIDLLGLSLSCNSPLTYLVLYPSRDFNISQHGTFDHGTLAEKDDSEIFLHVSLQKSTGKLLFAEAEQDFVDFISGFLAISLGTVISKFMNGNSSLVCMDNLYRSISDMSVEKYLKSQTLKDILLKPHFGRQFYTRNMIFPLQNSKFPEVFIFESCNSTGGYVPDPWYLSYSTKPVKMTINDPRVGGELFKRTGMFMLTDDLVITPFTFTSTMNILSKCNVPFDDIERHKVSIGLKEAIRMLKASMISSSTLSKGLEHQLKILKQST, from the exons ATGGCTGCTACAGTGACAAGCGAGTCCAAAATTTCAATAAAAGTAACGGTGGACAAACAGAAAAAGAAGGTGGTGTTTGCTGAAGCTGatcacaattttgttgacgttctgTTCAGCTTCATGACATTGCCCATGGGTTCAATTGTGAGACAGCTAAAAAAACAATCTGGCAAAAATAATATTGATCCACTTAAGAGCTTGAATAATTTGTATCAAAGTTTAGTCGATCTTCCGGATCGTTTCTTCTTGAATGAAGAATGCAAGTATACCATTTTGAATCCCAGAAGTCCGTCTTACCATCATTGCAGAAAGCTTAAAGTGAATATTGATGACACTGAACTAAAAAAATACTTTGTATGCCAAAGTTGGGAGGATTGTACTATCAACTGTACTATCTACTACAAACAATATGTCAGTAATTATTGTAAGACTAGTTGTTGCTACTGTGGGAAGACAATGAATCATGAAGTCTCttttaaggatgatgatgatgatgatgatgatgatgatgatgatgatgataatagttgTGATGGAGGTGGTGTATTTGTTTCTGATTCTTCTACTTTTATCGTTACCGATGATCTTCGTGTAATGCCTTATAGTCCAGGGTGTTGCATTGAAATGCTCGTAGATCAGGGATTTGCTGATACGTGTCATCTAGAGGAGATGATGGTTGATCTTTGTTATGAACAG GTTATAGATCTTCTAGGATTGTCATTGTCATGCAATTCTCCTCTAACGTATCTTGTTTTGTATCCATCTCGAGATTTCAATATTTCTCAACATGGTACATTTGATCATGGTACATTAGCTGAAAAAGACGATTCGGAGATATTCTTACATGTTTCTTTGCAAAAATCAACCGGGAAACTCTTATTTGCAGAGGCAGAACAAGATTTTGTTGATTTTATTTCTGGTTTCCTAGCAATCTCCTTAGGAACTGTAATCAGTAAATTTATGAATGGTAACTCTTCTTTGGTCTGTATGGACAATCTTTACAGAAGCATTTCGGATATGAGTGTAGAAAAATATTTGAAGTCACAAACTTTGAAGGATATCTTACTAAAACCACATTTTGGAAGGCAATTTTATACAAGAAATATGATTTTCCCTTTACAAAATAGTAAGTTTCCTGAAGTATTTATATTTGAATCTTGCAATTCCACTGGAGGATACGTACCTGACCCTTGGTACTTGTCATACTCGACAAAACCAGTTAAAATGACTATAAATGATCCAAGAGTTGGCGGGGAATTGTTTAAGCGTACTGGGATGTTTATGTTGACAGATGACTTGGTTATAACTCCATTTACATTTACCTCGACTATGAATATATTGAGCAAGTGTAATGTTCCTTTTGATGACATTGAGAGACACAAGGTTAGCATTGGCTTGAAAGAG GCAATAAGAATGCTTAAAGCATCGATGATATCTTCTTCTACTTTGAGTAAAGGTCTTGAGCATCAACTAAAGATTTTAAAGCAGAGCACTTGA
- the LOC139898720 gene encoding uncharacterized protein isoform X4, protein MAATVTSESKISIKVTVDKQKKKVVFAEADHNFVDVLFSFMTLPMGSIVRQLKKQSGKNNIDPLKSLNNLYQSLVDLPDRFFLNEECKYTILNPRSPSYHHCRKLKVNIDDTELKKYFVCQSWEDCTINCTIYYKQYVSNYCKTSCCYCGKTMNHEVSFKDDDDDDDDDDDDDDNSCDGGGVFVSDSSTFIVTDDLRVMPYSPGCCIEMLVDQGFADTCHLEEMMVDLCYEQVIDLLGLSLSCNSPLTYLVLYPSRDFNISQHGTFDHGTLAEKDDSEIFLHVSLQKSTGKLLFAEAEQDFVDFISGFLAISLGTVISKFMNGNSSLVCMDNLYRSISDMSVEKYLKSQTLKDILLKPHFGRQFYTRNMIFPLQNIKMTINDPRVGGELFKRTGMFMLTDDLVITPFTFTSTMNILSKCNVPFDDIERHKVSIGLKEAIRMLKASMISSSTLSKGLEHQLKILKQST, encoded by the exons ATGGCTGCTACAGTGACAAGCGAGTCCAAAATTTCAATAAAAGTAACGGTGGACAAACAGAAAAAGAAGGTGGTGTTTGCTGAAGCTGatcacaattttgttgacgttctgTTCAGCTTCATGACATTGCCCATGGGTTCAATTGTGAGACAGCTAAAAAAACAATCTGGCAAAAATAATATTGATCCACTTAAGAGCTTGAATAATTTGTATCAAAGTTTAGTCGATCTTCCGGATCGTTTCTTCTTGAATGAAGAATGCAAGTATACCATTTTGAATCCCAGAAGTCCGTCTTACCATCATTGCAGAAAGCTTAAAGTGAATATTGATGACACTGAACTAAAAAAATACTTTGTATGCCAAAGTTGGGAGGATTGTACTATCAACTGTACTATCTACTACAAACAATATGTCAGTAATTATTGTAAGACTAGTTGTTGCTACTGTGGGAAGACAATGAATCATGAAGTCTCttttaaggatgatgatgatgatgatgatgatgatgatgatgatgatgataatagttgTGATGGAGGTGGTGTATTTGTTTCTGATTCTTCTACTTTTATCGTTACCGATGATCTTCGTGTAATGCCTTATAGTCCAGGGTGTTGCATTGAAATGCTCGTAGATCAGGGATTTGCTGATACGTGTCATCTAGAGGAGATGATGGTTGATCTTTGTTATGAACAG GTTATAGATCTTCTAGGATTGTCATTGTCATGCAATTCTCCTCTAACGTATCTTGTTTTGTATCCATCTCGAGATTTCAATATTTCTCAACATGGTACATTTGATCATGGTACATTAGCTGAAAAAGACGATTCGGAGATATTCTTACATGTTTCTTTGCAAAAATCAACCGGGAAACTCTTATTTGCAGAGGCAGAACAAGATTTTGTTGATTTTATTTCTGGTTTCCTAGCAATCTCCTTAGGAACTGTAATCAGTAAATTTATGAATGGTAACTCTTCTTTGGTCTGTATGGACAATCTTTACAGAAGCATTTCGGATATGAGTGTAGAAAAATATTTGAAGTCACAAACTTTGAAGGATATCTTACTAAAACCACATTTTGGAAGGCAATTTTATACAAGAAATATGATTTTCCCTTTACAAAATA TTAAAATGACTATAAATGATCCAAGAGTTGGCGGGGAATTGTTTAAGCGTACTGGGATGTTTATGTTGACAGATGACTTGGTTATAACTCCATTTACATTTACCTCGACTATGAATATATTGAGCAAGTGTAATGTTCCTTTTGATGACATTGAGAGACACAAGGTTAGCATTGGCTTGAAAGAG GCAATAAGAATGCTTAAAGCATCGATGATATCTTCTTCTACTTTGAGTAAAGGTCTTGAGCATCAACTAAAGATTTTAAAGCAGAGCACTTGA
- the LOC139902158 gene encoding uncharacterized protein, with protein MSNESKISIKVTVDKLKNKVVYAEADHTFVDVLFSFMTLPMGSIVRLLNKQPDKKYSEVLKSLNNLYQSLIDLQDRFFLNEECKYTILNPRSPSYVHCRKLKVNIDDTEAKKYFDDDDDDNSCVGGGVFVSDATTYMVTDDLRIMPSTPGCCMRMLIHHGVTDTIHIDEKTVDLGYQQIIDL; from the exons ATGTCAAATGAATCCAAAATATCAATCAAAGTAACAGTGGACAAACTGAAAAATAAAGTGGTGTATGCTGAAGCTGATCACACTTTTGTTGACGTTCTGTTCAGCTTCATGACATTGCCCATGGGTTCAATTGTGAGACTGTTAAATAAACAACCCGATAAAAAATATAGTGAAGTACTCAAGAGTTTAAACAATTTGTACCAAAGTTTAATCGATCTTCAGGATCGTTTCTTCTTGAATGAAGAATGCAAGTATACCATTTTGAATCCCAGAAGTCCGTCTTACGTTCATTGCAGAAAGCTTAAAGTGAATATTGATGACACTGAAGCAAAAAAATACTTT gatgatgatgatgatgataatagttgTGTTGGAGGTGGTGTATTTGTTTCTGATGCTACAACTTATATGGTTACTGATGATCTTCGTATAATGCCTTCTACTCCCGGGTGTTGCATGCGAATGCTTATACATCATGGAGTTACTGATACGATTCATATAGACGAGAAAACAGTTGATCTTGGTTATCAACAg ATTATCGATCTTTAA